One segment of Streptomyces sp. NBC_01463 DNA contains the following:
- a CDS encoding NADH-quinone oxidoreductase subunit M, whose translation MIDISASVMQFLLAFVVVGPLVGAVAALLPAPPGLKGRSPDQAVLRHGVTVSGVILIAAIVLALGFDHDHPSKMQATTDISWIPALDVRIHLGIDGISLPLLVLTALLTFLCALYSYFKMPEGPSPKAFVALILLLESGTLATFAVLDLLLFFLAFEMVLIPMYFLIARWGGAQKQAAAWKFILYTLLGSVVMLLGLLLIGLKSGTFDMVALATDNGRGLTSSVQVVAVLAIGIGLAVKTPMWPLHSWLPDAHTAAPTVGSVLLAGVLLKMGTYGFVRILLPVAPDGMHTFAPYLAAFAVAGIIYGSLACLALARPGAKGDLKRLIAYSSVGHMGFVLLGIASMTPTGVNGALFANIAHGLITGLLFFLVGAVKDRYGTADLDTLAGATGAALYGRAPRLGGLLAFAAVASLGLPGLAGFWGEMLALFGAFDPADGLSRPAFLTFMSVAAFGTLLTAAYLLVVVRRVCMGARREEPHPIADVQNYEFAAWTPLAALTVLAGLWPAVLLGLTDPAVQKLLAGGKS comes from the coding sequence GTGATCGATATCAGCGCATCCGTGATGCAGTTCCTTCTGGCGTTCGTCGTCGTGGGCCCGCTCGTCGGCGCCGTCGCCGCCCTGCTCCCGGCCCCGCCCGGGCTGAAGGGCAGGAGCCCGGACCAGGCCGTGCTCCGCCACGGCGTGACCGTCAGCGGCGTGATCCTCATCGCCGCGATCGTGCTGGCCCTGGGCTTCGACCACGACCACCCGTCGAAGATGCAGGCCACCACCGACATCAGCTGGATCCCGGCGCTCGACGTCCGCATCCACCTCGGCATCGACGGCATCTCGCTCCCCCTTCTCGTACTGACCGCGCTGCTGACCTTCCTCTGCGCGCTCTACAGCTACTTCAAAATGCCCGAAGGCCCTTCCCCGAAGGCCTTCGTCGCCCTCATCCTGCTGCTGGAGTCCGGCACCCTCGCGACCTTCGCCGTCCTCGATCTGCTGCTGTTCTTCCTGGCGTTCGAGATGGTGCTCATCCCGATGTACTTCCTCATCGCCCGCTGGGGCGGTGCGCAGAAGCAGGCAGCCGCCTGGAAGTTCATCCTCTACACACTGCTCGGCTCGGTCGTCATGCTGCTGGGCCTGCTCCTCATCGGACTGAAGAGCGGCACCTTCGACATGGTGGCACTCGCCACTGACAACGGCCGTGGCCTCACCTCGTCCGTGCAGGTCGTCGCCGTTCTCGCGATCGGCATCGGGCTCGCGGTCAAGACCCCGATGTGGCCGCTGCACAGCTGGCTCCCCGACGCCCACACCGCCGCCCCGACGGTCGGCTCCGTCCTCCTCGCGGGCGTCCTGCTGAAGATGGGCACGTACGGATTCGTCCGGATCCTGCTCCCCGTCGCACCCGACGGCATGCACACCTTCGCGCCCTACCTCGCGGCGTTCGCGGTCGCCGGCATCATCTACGGATCGCTCGCCTGCCTGGCGCTGGCCCGGCCCGGCGCCAAGGGCGACCTCAAGCGGCTGATCGCGTACTCCTCCGTCGGCCACATGGGCTTCGTCCTCCTCGGCATCGCGAGCATGACCCCCACCGGCGTCAACGGCGCGCTCTTCGCCAACATCGCCCACGGACTCATCACCGGCCTGCTGTTCTTCCTGGTCGGCGCGGTCAAGGACCGGTACGGCACCGCCGACCTCGACACCCTCGCCGGAGCCACCGGCGCCGCCCTCTACGGCCGGGCCCCCCGCCTCGGCGGCCTCCTCGCGTTCGCCGCGGTCGCCTCCCTCGGACTGCCGGGCCTGGCCGGCTTCTGGGGCGAGATGCTCGCCCTGTTCGGCGCCTTCGACCCCGCCGACGGACTCAGCCGCCCCGCCTTCCTCACCTTCATGTCCGTCGCCGCGTTCGGCACGCTGCTCACCGCCGCGTACCTCCTCGTCGTGGTCCGCCGCGTCTGCATGGGCGCCAGGCGCGAGGAACCGCATCCGATCGCCGACGTCCAGAACTACGAATTCGCCGCCTGGACCCCCCTCGCGGCCCTCACCGTCCTCGCCGGACTGTGGCCGGCCGTCCTCCTCGGCCTCACCGACCCGGCCGTGCAGAAGCTCCTCGCAGGAGGCAAGTCGTGA